One segment of Bufo gargarizans isolate SCDJY-AF-19 unplaced genomic scaffold, ASM1485885v1 original_scaffold_976_pilon, whole genome shotgun sequence DNA contains the following:
- the NPHS2 gene encoding podocin: protein MVFKAAGGAVRAPSLIITAMTEKRSRSSSREPPQKQRDSAGQGSKREKKESQGSGRSRSGRAREPTKNDTKVSTVVDVDDVVASDEETEIIGLLEGEQKDEAVKSTGLRVCEVLLTFCCMLLAILTFPVSIWFCIKILREYERVAIFRLGRLLPGRARGPGIFFYLPILDKCTKLDFRIKTFEVPFHQIVTKDLVTLEVDAICYYRFENAALFLTSVSNVSNALQLLIQSTTKRLLAHRSFLDILLERKSIGEEVKVALDAVTCHWGIKVERTEIKDVKLPEEVKQSMAAEAEAQRHAKVKILAAECEKTVSESLKLAAESLSGSPTAVQLRYLHTLQCMTSEKPATFLVPFPFDLMNLNITPNLQANNSKTDKPKSDTEADQNTKKDSPML, encoded by the exons ATGGTTTTCAAAGCTGCAGGGGGCGCGGTGAGAG CCCCCTCACTAATCATCACAGCCATGACTGAGAAAAGATCTCGCAGTTCTTCCAGAGAGCCTCCTCAGAAACAGAGGGACTCCGCTGGCCAAGGGTCGAAAAGAGAAAAGAAGGAAAGTCAAGGCTCAGGAAGATCCAGGAGCGGACGGGCTAGAGAACCCACAAAGAATGACACTAAGGTATCTACTGTGGTGGATGTGGACGATGTGGTGGCTTCAGATGAGGAGACAGAAATTATAGGTCTTCTGGAGGGCGAGCAAAAGGATGAAG CTGTGAAGTCTACAGGTCTCAGAGTATGTGAAGTGCTCCTCACTTTTTGTTGTATGCTGCTGGCCATCCTGACCTTCCCTGTATCCATCTGGTTTTGCATCAAG ATTTTGAGAGAATATGAACGTGTTGCTATTTTCCGTCTTGGACGCTTGTTGCCGGGACGTGCCAGAGGACCTG GGATCTTCTTTTATCTCCCTATTTTGGACAAATGTACCAAGTTAGACTTCCGTATAAAGACTTTTGAGGTTCCTTTCCACCAG attgtcactaaagatttagttaCTTTGGAAGTTGATGCAATTTGTTACTACCGCTTTGAAAACGCTGCTCTGTTTCTGACCAGTGTGAGCAATGTCTCCAATGCCCTGCAGTTGCTAATCCAGAGCACTACAAAGCGTCTTCTGGCACACAGGTCTTTCTTAGACATCTTACTGGAAAGAAAAAGCATCGGAGAGGAAGTAAAG GTGGCATTGGATGCTGTGACATGTCACTGGGGGATCAAAGTGGAAAGAACAGAAAT AAAAGATGTTAAACTTCCTGAAGAAGTGAAGCAGTCGATGGCTGCAGAGGCAGAAGCACAAAGACATGCCAAAGTGAAG ATTCTTGCAGCGGAATGCGAAAAAACGGTGTCAGAGTCACTCAAACTGGCAGCGGAGAGTTTATCAGGATCACCCACAGCAGTTcagctccggtatcttcacacgTTACAGTGTATGACATCTGAGAAACCCGCCACCTTCCTTGTGCCGTTCCCTTTCGACCTCATGAACCTCAACATCACGCCAAATTTGCAGGCGAATAATTCAAAGACAGACAAACCTAAATCTGATACGGAAGCAGACCAGAATACGAAGAAGGATTCTCCGATGCTTTAA